GTGTCCGGGCGCGCGGCTGAGCCACCACGCCAGATGCGGCGAGCCGAACCACGCCAGCAGCAGCGGCGCGGCGAGGATCAGGGGGGGACGCAGCAGCCCCGCCGCCAGCGCGGCCATCAGGGCGGCGGCCAGCGCGGGGGCCCCCCACATCTCGGCCCAGACCCAGCCGCTGCCCACGCGGCGGTCCAGCGAACGCGATACCCGCGCGGCCGCGGTCCACTCCAGCCGCCGGCGGCCGGTCACGAACGTGCGCCCCAGGGCCCGGCCCACCGCGCCCAGCACCACCCCGCTGTGGTGCGGCAAGAAGACCAGCACCAGCAGCAACCGCTGGCCCTCCTCGACCAGGGCCGTGAGCAGCTGCTCGCTGGAGCGCACCCGCACGCTGCCCAGCAGTCCGCTGACCCCGCTGGCGGCCAGCGGCGTGGCCAGCGCGAGCAGGGCCAGCAGCGTCCACGGCAGCGGCGGCCCGATGGCGCCGCTCCAGGCCAGGACAAGCAGTCCGAGCACGCCGGGCAGATGCAGGCTGCGCAGCAGGTTGTGCGCGATCTTCCAGCGGCCCAGTCCCCTGATCCCTGGCCCGCCGTCGGCCGCGCCGCGCCGGACCAGCCACCCGAGCAGCTGCCAGTCGCCCCGCACCCAGCGCTCGAGTCGCCGCGTAAAGGCCAGGTAGTGGCTGGGCGAGGCCTCGATCAGCACGCTGTCGCTGACCCAGCCCACCCGGCCCAGCGCTCCCTCGAGCAGGTCGTGGCTGAGCACCTGATCGTCCGGGATCTGCCCGCGCACGCTGCGGTCAAAGGCCGCCAGATCGTACAGGCCCTTGCCGGCGAAGATCCCGTCCCCGAACAGGTCCTGGTACGCCTCGGAGACCGCCTGGGAGTACAGGTCGAGCCCGCGCCCGCCACTCAACGCGCGGGCATACGCCGAGTCCCGGGCGCTGACCGGATGGGTCTCCAGGCGCGGCTGCAACACCGTGAAGCCTGTTTCCAGCCGGCCCGCCGCGTTCCAGCGCGGCCGGTTCAGGGGATGATCGAAGGTCGCCACCAGCGCCCGCACGCTGCCCGGTTGCAGCTCCGTGTCGGCGTCGAGCGTCAGCACGTACCGCACCCCCTCCAGACCCGGGGGCCGCTGGGCCGGCACGGTAAACGCCGTGTTCTCGCCGCACAGCAGCAGCCGGTTCAGCGCCATCAATTTGCCGCGCTTGCGCTCCCAGCCCATCCAGCAACCCTCGCGCGGGTTGTGGAGGCGGGGCCGGTGGAACAGGAAGAACACCTCCTCGCCGTACCGGTCATTCAGCGCCGCAATGCCCGCCTGGGTGCGGGCGAGCAGCGCCGCGTCGCCGGGCATGACCTCCTGCGGCGCGTCCGTGAAGTCGGAGAGCAGCGCGAAGCGGACCCGCCGGTCCCCGTTGCCCAGATGGTGGCGTTCCAGGGTCTGCAGCAGGGCGTCCAGTTCACCGGTGTCCGTCAGCAGGCACGGCACCGCCACCAGTGTCTCGCTGCCCGCCGGTACGGGCCCCGAGCGGTCCATCTTGGGCAGCACGCGGGGCGGCACCAATGAGGTGAGCGCCCAGTTCAGCAGCGTCGCGGCGTTGACCAGGGCCGGCGCAAAGGCGAGCGCAAGCAACGCAGCCAGCGCCCACGGCGCAGCCCCGGTACGCAGTCCGGCGGCCAGCAGTCCGCCTAGGGTCACGGCCCCCAGCACGCCCAGTGCGGCGAAGTACAGGCCCAGCCGGGCGCGGCCCACGGCGCGGCGCAGCCGGGTCCAGCCCCCCGGTCGGTCCCCCAGCACCCGTTCCAGCGCGGCCCGGCCGCCGGCAATCAGAACATGACCGACATGATTCGGCGCGTCCGCCGCTCCCGGCACGCCCGACGCCACGAGGGCCACGGCGGCCCGGGCGACCTCGGCCTCGGGCCGGCCGCAGGTCCGCGCCAGCTCCTCGACCGCGCGCCGGTAGCGGTCACGGGTGGCAAAGTCCATGCGCGGATACACCCCGGCCGGATCCAGCCTCAGCTCCGCCTCGACCACGCTGATCTGCTCGGCAAAGGACCGCCAGTCCTGACCGGCCAGGGCCCGCAGCGTCCGCACCGCCTGCGCCACGCCCTCGTCCCGGCCGGCCGCATCCGGGCCGCCGGCCGCCGTGACCAGCCGCTCCAGGGTATCCAGCCGCAGGAAGGCCGGCAGCGCCCAGACCTCGCCCAGCGTCAACGGCTGCCCGCGCTGATAGGCGGTCACAAAGCGCGCCGCCGGGAAGGACTCGAAGCTGTCGTCCAGGGCCTCCAGCAGTGCCTGGGCCAGCGCCTGCACACGCCGCGCGCCGCCGCGGAGCTGCGGCAGCTCACGCACGAAGCCGGGCGGCAGGTCGCGCCGGGTCTGGCGCAGCGCCACCTCGGCCACATGCGCGTTGTCGAGCAGCCATTCGTCGGCCGGCCGCAGCTCCGGCCCATGCCGGCGGCCCGACCGGACCACTTGACGGTCCAGGTGCTTCCCGGCTGCGCGCAGCTGCGTATGCAACCCGCTCCAGACGGCCCGGCCGGCCACGGTGACCTCCGCGTGGGCCGCGGCGAGGGCAGCGGCCCGCTTTTCCAGGTGGCGGCCCCCCGCTCCGGCCCCGTTTGCCGCGACCTCCGCTGCGTTCATCTCAATGCCCGGCGGGCGGGCGCGTGTCCTGCGCCGCCCCCGCGCCGATCTCGTGCGGGCTCAGGTCCTGCACGATCAGAACCGGCACCTCCGCATAGGTCAGCAGGTTCAGGGCGGCGCTGCCGTAGGGCCAGCGCCGCAGGCCCGAGTGGCCGTGGGCGCTCATCACGACCAGACCGATTTCCTCACGCGCAATCAGGTCGTGCAGCGCCTCCACCACATGGTGGCTGTCCAGCAGGAGCGTATCAAAGAGATCCTCGGCAGCGGAGTGCGCGGCCGTGTCCTCCAGGTAGCGCTCCATGGCCGAGCGGTTCAGGGCGCTCAGCTGCTGGACCAGGTCCTGTTCATGCGGCGTGTGCGGCACGTGGCGGGGCAGCTCCGGCACCGTCAGGATGTGGGCGAGCACCACTGGTGTGCCGCGCGCCTGCGCGACCAGCCGCGCGACCGGCAGGGCGTGCTCCGCGCGGGACGAGCCGTCCAGCGGCACCAGCACCGGGCCGGGCCGGTCGTGCCCGCCGGGCCGCACCAGCAGCACCGAAACGTGGGCCAGCAGCAGCAGCTTGCCCGCCTGCCCCCCCAGGCACCAGAGGCCCGGTCCACCCTGGCCGTGGCTGCACAGCACCAGCAGGTCGGCGCCCTGCTCACGCAGACAGGCCAGGATCTGAACGGCGGGGTCACCCACCATCACCTCGGTTTCCACAGCCACGCCCCGGGCCCTGAACCCGGCGGCGAGGTGGGCCAGATGGGCCCGCGCCTGAGCCCCGTGCAGCGCCGTCTGCAGCGGATCGTGTGCCTGCACCTCACCCGCCACGCACTCGGCCTCGATCACCCGCAGCAGCGTCACCCGCGCCCCAAAGGCGGCGGCCAGCGTCACCGCGGCGTCCAGCGCCGACTCGGAGAGCGGGGACGGGTCCAGGGGCACCAGAATGTGCCTGAACAGGTGCTGCATATGACCTCCTGACCTGGACAGCGGCTTCAGCGAACGGACCGGACCCGATGGTTGCTCCGGTCCATTACGGGGCCATTACGGGCTGAGGGTCGGCAGAGGGCCGGCGCCTCACCTGCCGCAGCGCGCGGTCACCCCGGCGGTCCAGGGCGACCCTGGGCTGGCAGCGCCCGCGTCAGCCGGGGTCGCCAACGACACGCTGGCTGAAGGCCACGCCGGCCCCCAACAGCAGCAGGGCGGCCGACGCTCCCAGGCCCAACCGCAGGCCGCCCGCCCCGCTGTCGGCCAACGCTCCGGTCAGCAGCGGTCCCAGGCTCTGAAATGCCGCGAAGGTCACGGTGTAGGTCGCCACCCCCGCCCCCCACACTGCCGCGGGCAGGCTCTGGCGCACCAGCGTGGTGGTCGAGGCCACCACCGAGAGCGCCGTCAACCCGAACAGCACTGCCGAGAGCGCCGCGACCCAGGGAGCCGTCGACACGACGGGCAGCGCCGCACCCGTGCCCATCAGCAGCATCAGGAGGCCCATGCTGCGCCCACCCCAGCGCCTGGACAGCAGGCGGCTCCACACCAGGGGGGCAAGCACCCCAGAGAGCCCCAGCAGCGCCCAGAACAGCGTGACCAGCGGGGTACCCGCCCCCTGACTGCGCAGGTAACTCACCGAGAAGGTGGTGTACGCCACGTAGCCCAGTCCGGCGCAGGCGTACGCGAGCAGCGACCTGAGCAGGGGCCGCAGCTGGGCCACCGGCAGGGCGGCGCTGCCCTGCACGCGGGCGGCCGTGTGGCGCGCGGCGGTCCAGGCCACGCCCAGGCCCAGCAGCGACACCAGCCCCAGGCCCAGCCAGCCGGCCCGCCACCCATCGGCCCCCGTATGGGCGAGCAGGGGCGGCAGCCCCAGCCCGGTCAGCAGGATTCCCAGGCCCGCTCCGGCGTAGAACAGTCCGAGGACCGCGCCCGCCCGCCGGTCCGGCGCGGCGGAGGCCACCTGGGCCACCAGCAGGCCGCCCGAGGTGAAGGTCACGGCTCCGCCCAGACCCGTCAGGAACCGCATCGCCAGCAGCCAGCGCAAATCACCGCTGAGCGCCGTCAGGACCAGCGTCACGCCAGTGCCGAGCAAAGAGGCCAGGAAGGCGGCGCGCGCACCGGCCCGCCGCATCACCAGCGGAGCCACAACCGCCCCGAACAGGTAGCCCAGCCCGTTGGCGGTGTTCATCGCTCCGGCCTGGGTGTAACTCCAGTGCAGGGCCGTCTGCATGGGCGGCAGCAGCAGCGCGTAGGCGAAGCGCCCGAAGCCCAGCGCGACCACGGGGCCAACAGCCAGTCCGGCGGCGGTCAGAAGCGGCGCGCGCGAGGACACGCGGGAGGGCTGGTCTGAGGCCGAGGTCATGTCAGGCCCTGCCGGCGCGGGAGGCCTGAATGGAGCGGGTCAGGGGGAACACCCGGCCAGCATAGCCCCACCTGCCGGCGGGCCCCGGAAGACGGCCCGCCGGGCT
Above is a genomic segment from Deinococcus aerophilus containing:
- a CDS encoding universal stress protein, encoding MQHLFRHILVPLDPSPLSESALDAAVTLAAAFGARVTLLRVIEAECVAGEVQAHDPLQTALHGAQARAHLAHLAAGFRARGVAVETEVMVGDPAVQILACLREQGADLLVLCSHGQGGPGLWCLGGQAGKLLLLAHVSVLLVRPGGHDRPGPVLVPLDGSSRAEHALPVARLVAQARGTPVVLAHILTVPELPRHVPHTPHEQDLVQQLSALNRSAMERYLEDTAAHSAAEDLFDTLLLDSHHVVEALHDLIAREEIGLVVMSAHGHSGLRRWPYGSAALNLLTYAEVPVLIVQDLSPHEIGAGAAQDTRPPAGH
- a CDS encoding YbfB/YjiJ family MFS transporter, producing MTSASDQPSRVSSRAPLLTAAGLAVGPVVALGFGRFAYALLLPPMQTALHWSYTQAGAMNTANGLGYLFGAVVAPLVMRRAGARAAFLASLLGTGVTLVLTALSGDLRWLLAMRFLTGLGGAVTFTSGGLLVAQVASAAPDRRAGAVLGLFYAGAGLGILLTGLGLPPLLAHTGADGWRAGWLGLGLVSLLGLGVAWTAARHTAARVQGSAALPVAQLRPLLRSLLAYACAGLGYVAYTTFSVSYLRSQGAGTPLVTLFWALLGLSGVLAPLVWSRLLSRRWGGRSMGLLMLLMGTGAALPVVSTAPWVAALSAVLFGLTALSVVASTTTLVRQSLPAAVWGAGVATYTVTFAAFQSLGPLLTGALADSGAGGLRLGLGASAALLLLGAGVAFSQRVVGDPG